The nucleotide sequence AGCGCGGCGAGTCCGGCCCGATCCGGTTCAGCACCCGCAGCGGCGTCCTCACCGTCACGCGCGACCGGTCCGGCGCGGTCGGCATGGACTTCCCGTCGCTGCCGGCGCAGGCGGTGGCGCCGCCGGACGGGCTGGCCGCGGCGCTCGGCGTCACGCCCGGGTGGACCGGCCGGAGCCGGTTCGACGTGCTCGTGGTCGTGGACTCCGAGGCAGCGGTGCGCGGTCTCACGCCCGACGTCGCCGCGCTGGCCACGGTCGAGGCGCGCGGCGTCATCGTCACCGCCCGGGCCGACGACGCCGCGCCGTACGACTTCGTGTCCCGGTTCTTCGCGCCGACGCAGGGCGTCCCGGAGGACCCGGTGACGGGGTCGGCGCACTGCGTGCTCGGGCCGTACTGGGCCAAGGAGCTCGGCCGCCCCGACGGCAGCCCGCTGACCGGCGTGCAGCTGTCGGCCCGCGGCGGCACCGTCGGGGTGACGATGCGCGGCGACCGCCTCGAGCTCTCCGGCCGGGCGCGGACCGTCCTGGAGGGCGAGCTGCGCTCCGTCTGACCCGCGTCCGGTCAGGCCGGCCGGACGTTGTGGTTGCGCCGGAACAGGTTCGTCGGGTCGTAACGCGCCTTGACCGCGGCCAGCCGCTGATAGCCGTCCTCGCCGAACCCGGACACCACCCGGTCCTGGCCCTCGTCGCCGATGAAGTTGAGGTAGACGGCGCCGGTGCTCCACGGCCGGACGGCGGCGCAGACGTCGCGCGCCCACTGCCGGCCGCGGTCGTCGTCGGCGGGGTCGGTCCACAGTCCGAACGGATGCACCACCCAGCCGGCGTGCCGCCACGGGATCGGGTAGCCGCGCGGGCCGCGGGC is from Jiangella alkaliphila and encodes:
- a CDS encoding PhzF family phenazine biosynthesis protein, translated to MRILVVDAFTDRPFGGNPAGVCLLDRPVTDEWMQSVAAELKHSETAFVEPVEGDEAARATPAVDYRLRWFTPEVEVDLCGHATLATAHVLFERGESGPIRFSTRSGVLTVTRDRSGAVGMDFPSLPAQAVAPPDGLAAALGVTPGWTGRSRFDVLVVVDSEAAVRGLTPDVAALATVEARGVIVTARADDAAPYDFVSRFFAPTQGVPEDPVTGSAHCVLGPYWAKELGRPDGSPLTGVQLSARGGTVGVTMRGDRLELSGRARTVLEGELRSV